The following coding sequences lie in one Sphingobium sp. KCTC 72723 genomic window:
- the mnmE gene encoding tRNA uridine-5-carboxymethylaminomethyl(34) synthesis GTPase MnmE: MQTTDADTIFALSSGAPPAGIAIIRVSGAQARAAMMALAGRLPPPRTASLALLKDPRDDAPLDRALLLWFPGPATVTGEDLAELHCHGGRAVVAAVEDALSALPGLRRAEAGEFTRRAFANGRMDLNAVEGLSDLLAAQTQAQRRAALMMAEGHFSRRIDIWRTRLLDLSAMAEAALDFSDEDDVPDASIEAQIGAGIATLAQDVAAILAAPVAERLHDGIRVVLAGPPNAGKSTLLNALVGRDAAIVSAIAGTTRDRIEVPAAIDGIAYLFTDTAGLREATDDAIEAIGIDRARAALDAADIILWLGDAGDLPRADAILIAAQSDRVEEARPGLSLSAQTGQGMDALLAALRTHAATLLPGEGDFALHARQRRHSAALLDHLHAAAHAHDLLVTAEELRLARRAIDALTGRAGTEDMLDRLFAGFCIGK; encoded by the coding sequence GTGCAGACGACCGACGCCGATACTATCTTTGCCCTGTCGAGCGGCGCACCCCCCGCAGGCATTGCCATCATCCGGGTGAGCGGCGCGCAGGCCCGCGCCGCGATGATGGCGCTGGCCGGGCGGTTGCCGCCGCCGCGCACCGCCAGCCTCGCCTTGCTCAAAGACCCGCGCGATGATGCGCCGCTCGATCGCGCGCTGCTGCTCTGGTTCCCCGGTCCCGCCACGGTGACGGGCGAGGATTTGGCCGAATTGCATTGCCATGGTGGCCGCGCTGTCGTGGCGGCGGTGGAGGATGCGCTGTCCGCCTTGCCCGGCCTGCGCCGCGCCGAAGCGGGGGAGTTTACTCGCCGCGCCTTCGCCAATGGCCGCATGGACCTCAACGCCGTCGAAGGCCTGTCGGACCTGCTCGCTGCGCAGACCCAGGCGCAACGTCGCGCCGCGCTGATGATGGCGGAGGGGCATTTTTCCCGCCGCATCGACATATGGCGCACGCGCCTGCTCGACCTGTCGGCCATGGCCGAAGCGGCGCTGGATTTCTCTGACGAGGATGATGTGCCGGACGCCAGCATAGAGGCGCAGATCGGCGCGGGCATCGCCACGCTGGCGCAGGACGTCGCTGCCATCCTCGCCGCGCCTGTCGCCGAGCGATTGCATGATGGCATCCGTGTTGTGCTGGCCGGGCCGCCCAATGCGGGCAAGTCCACGCTGCTCAACGCACTGGTCGGTCGGGACGCGGCGATCGTGTCGGCCATCGCGGGGACGACCCGCGACCGGATCGAAGTGCCTGCCGCGATCGATGGCATCGCCTATCTGTTCACCGATACCGCTGGCCTGCGTGAGGCGACTGACGACGCGATCGAAGCGATTGGCATCGACCGTGCGCGCGCGGCGCTGGATGCTGCCGACATCATCCTGTGGCTGGGCGATGCAGGCGATCTGCCCCGTGCCGACGCCATTCTCATCGCCGCGCAATCCGACCGGGTGGAGGAGGCCCGCCCCGGCCTTTCGCTGTCCGCGCAAACGGGGCAGGGGATGGACGCATTGCTTGCAGCCCTGCGAACGCACGCTGCCACGCTGTTACCGGGCGAAGGCGATTTTGCCCTCCATGCGCGGCAGCGGCGACATAGCGCCGCACTGCTCGATCATCTTCACGCCGCTGCCCATGCCCATGACCTGCTCGTCACGGCGGAGGAATTGCGCCTTGCCCGCCGCGCCATT